The following proteins come from a genomic window of Stanieria sp. NIES-3757:
- a CDS encoding putative transposase: MVTPRREASSTVSFIDHYCQAYQELFSDVRNYEAFKLIHLGMLSEIPRKSLPKIARAVGLKDSQGLNYFLSEAHWNVEKIREIRLWLTKLLIGERKITLCIDETGDVKKGKTTDYVARQYIGNLGKTKNGIVSVNAYAVVEGITYPLLFKIFKPNKCLKAEDTYKTKPQLAVEIIKELQKWNFNIKLILADSLYGESGDVITVLEQLNLEYIVAIRSNHKVWMFGDEKKKYNRWQAYQQKLSRKKSETRYIREIIFGTRKHIRFYQISKQDDKNPEPKDTWFIMTNKKGKIATTIASEYSLRNWIEYAFKQVKNELGWADFRVTDYHGIERWWELIMSTYFLVSLQANYFQLETIVPDANSQVSTLKSVSSFPFSNHQAWDSGAGWKSSLNNLRLIIQPLIFFSLIQPWLSVFPNQHLQLGFSKLINIMNRFRGSPFPQSQFLEYSFSVAC; this comes from the coding sequence TACATTTAGGAATGCTATCAGAAATACCTAGAAAGTCGCTACCAAAGATAGCAAGAGCGGTAGGATTAAAAGATAGTCAAGGATTAAATTATTTTCTATCTGAAGCTCATTGGAATGTAGAAAAAATACGAGAAATTAGATTATGGTTGACTAAATTATTGATTGGAGAAAGAAAAATAACTCTTTGTATTGATGAAACAGGAGATGTCAAGAAAGGAAAAACAACTGATTATGTAGCCAGACAGTATATTGGTAATTTAGGAAAGACAAAAAATGGAATTGTGTCGGTTAATGCTTATGCAGTAGTAGAGGGAATAACATACCCTTTACTTTTTAAAATATTTAAGCCGAACAAATGCCTCAAAGCAGAAGATACATATAAAACCAAACCACAACTAGCTGTAGAAATAATCAAGGAATTACAAAAATGGAACTTTAACATCAAGTTAATATTAGCTGATAGTTTGTATGGAGAAAGTGGAGATGTAATTACAGTTTTGGAGCAATTGAATCTGGAGTATATTGTGGCAATTCGCTCTAACCATAAGGTTTGGATGTTCGGCGATGAGAAAAAAAAATATAATCGATGGCAAGCTTATCAACAAAAATTATCTCGAAAGAAGAGCGAAACTAGATACATTAGAGAAATTATTTTTGGCACAAGAAAACATATTCGTTTCTATCAAATAAGTAAACAAGACGACAAAAACCCTGAACCAAAAGATACTTGGTTTATTATGACGAATAAAAAAGGCAAAATTGCCACCACAATTGCTTCAGAATATAGTTTGAGAAACTGGATTGAATATGCGTTTAAACAAGTCAAAAATGAACTTGGTTGGGCAGATTTTCGAGTTACAGATTATCACGGTATAGAACGCTGGTGGGAATTAATTATGAGTACTTATTTTTTAGTAAGTCTTCAAGCTAATTATTTTCAATTAGAGACGATTGTTCCCGATGCCAATTCTCAAGTCTCTACTCTTAAATCAGTTTCTTCTTTTCCTTTCTCTAATCATCAGGCGTGGGATTCTGGTGCTGGTTGGAAAAGTTCTTTAAATAACTTGCGCTTAATTATTCAACCATTAATCTTTTTCTCTCTTATTCAACCTTGGCTATCCGTATTTCCTAATCAACATCTTCAACTTGGTTTTTCTAAGTTAATCAACATTATGAATCGCTTTCGTGGTTCTCCTTTTCCTCAAAGTCAATTTTTAGAGTATTCGTTCTCTGTTGCTTGCTAA